The genomic interval CCCCCGTCCCCCGGCGGCCGGAGCTCATGGGGCGCCGAGCGGCGCCGCCGGTCCGTCCTCGGGCACCCGCCGCCGCACCAGCGGTACGTACGCCCGCAGCCGGAAGCCGCCCCGCGGGCCCGGGCCCGTCTCCAGCCGGCCGTCGGCCAGGGCCAGCCGCTCGGCCAGGCCCGTCAGGCCGTTGCCGTGCGGGCGGGCGGGGCCGTGGCCGTCGTCGGTGACGGTCAGGCAGAGCTCGTCCCCCGCCTCGGAGAGCGACACCTCGCAGCGGCGCGCCCCGCTGTGCCGGACGACGTTCGTCACCGCCTCCCGCAGCGCCCACGCCAACGCGCCCTCCGCGTCGGGCGTCAGGCCGGCGAGCGGGGAGTCGCCCCCGTCGTCCTCGCCGGGGGCGCCGACGGCGACCCGGTCGAGGTCCGCGGTGACACCGGCGGCGGCCAGGGCCGTACGGGCCCCGGCGATCTCGGCGTCCAGGGTGGGACGGCGGAAGCCGCTCACCGCCTCCCGCACATCGACCAGGGCCTGCCGGCTGACCTGCTCGATGTCCGCGATCTGCCGGGCGGCCGCCTCGGGGCTGCCCGGCAGCATCCGCCCCGCCAGCTCGCTCTTGAGAGTGATCAGGGACAGCGAGTGGCCGAGGAGGTCGTGCAGATCGCGGGCGAGCCGCAGCCGTTCCTCGTTGGCGGCGAGGTGGGCGACCGTGGCCCGGGCCTCGCGCAGCGCGCGGGTCGTCCGCGCCATCTGACGCACCCCGACCATCGCGAAACCGCCCAGCAGCGACGGGAGCATCAGGGCCCACAGGAAGCTCCCCGCGCCCACGTTCACCCCGATGAGCACCAGGATCCCGGTGACCACCAGGATCAGGATCCGGGCCAGCCGCATCGGCAGGACCGCGCCGATCGCGACGCACACATAGACGAGCAGCACGAGCCAGGCGGAGCCCAGCGCCAGCGAGAGCACCGTCGCCGTCGTCAGCAGCGTGCCCAGGACGGCGAACACCCGCCGCCGCTCCAGCGGCCGCGAGGTGTGCCGGAAGACGAGGGCGAGGTAGACGCCCACGAAGGCCACCAGACCGAATCCGCCGAAGACGTCGACGCCGGCCGTGTGGTGGTCACCGAGGACGTCCTCGACCGGCGCGGCCAGGTAGGCGAACCAGATCCCGATCCACATCAGCTTGATCAGCTTGTGCCGGCGGGTCTCGGGCGGCTCCCCGATACGGACGCTGTCCGTGTCCAGGTCGTCGTCGGCCACGAGGGCGGCGTGCCACACCCCGCGGATGCGGTCACCTACGGACATCGTGCTCTCTCTCCTCCGGAATCCCCCTTCGCCCCTCGGGCCTCGGGTCTCGGGCCTCGCGCGGGCGCGGTCCCGCCGCCCCCGGCTCACGCCTTGCGCGTGTCCTTGCGGTACAGCCAGGCGGCCGCGCCCCCGAAGATCACAAGATAGGCGACCAGGACGGCCACGTCCTTCACGTCCGGGGCGTCGCCCAGCTCGATGGACCGGCCGAGCGCGGCGTAGGCGTGGGTGGGCACCCACTCCGCGATGTCCTGGAGCCACGCCGGGAAGGTGTTGACCGGCATCCAGAGGCCGCCCAGGATCGACAGGCCGAAGTAGATGATGAAGGTGATCGGACGCACGGCGTCACCGGTGGCGAGATAGCCGACCGCCACGCCCAGCGCGGCGAAGACGATGCTGCCCGCCCATATCGCGCCCGTCAGCGCGAACCACTGCCACGCCGCGTCGAACCGGACGTCCTTCACGAGGGCGGCGACCCCGAACACCACCAGGATCGACGGCAGTGACACCACGGCGGCCGAGGCGACCTTCGCCGTCACATAGCCGCGGCCGGGCAGGGCCGTGAGCCGAAGCTGGCGCACCCAGCCCTTCTCGCGCTCCTTGGCGATGCGCTCGCTGTTGCCGACGAGGACGGCGGTGAGGGCGCCGAAGGAGGCCATGGAGACCATCATCAGCAGCGGCACGGTCAGCCCGGTGCCCTCGACGACCTCCGTGCTGCTCGCGCCGCCGGCGATCAGCAGATACAGGCCCGCCGGGTAGAGCACGGAGAAGAACATGAACTTCTTGTTGCGCAGGGTGCGCTGAATTTCAAGCTTGATCAGGGTGTTCACTGGGCCGCCTCCTCAGCGGTCGCCGCGTCGGTGAGGGCGATGAAGGCCTGCTCCAGGCCGAGGCCCGCGACCTCCAGATTGCGGGGGTAGAGCCCCAGGCCGTAGAGCGCGTGGACGGTGGCGTCGGCGTCGTGCGACTGGATGCGCACCGTGCGGCCCGATATCTCCAGGGAGGACAGGAACGGCAGTTCGCGCAGCGCGCCCTCGCCGATGTGCCCGTCCAGGTCGAACACGATCCGGCGGGCGCCGGCCTTCGCCTTGATCTCGGCGGCCGAGCCGTCCGCGATCACCCTGCCGCGGTGCAGCACGATCACCCGGTCGGCGATCGCGTCGGCCTCCTCCAGATAGTGCGTGGCGAAGAGGATCGTCCGGCCGGCGCGGGCCTGGGCGCGCATCACGCCCCAGAACGCCTGCCGGGCCGAGACGTCCATGCCGGTGGTCGGTTCGTCCAGCACGACGAGCTCGTTGGCACCGGCGGTGGCGAGCGCGAACCGCACCCGCTGCTCCTGGCCGCCGGAGAGCTTGTTGACCATGCGGTCCGCGATGTCGCGCAGATCCGCGTGCTCCAGCACCTGCTCCACCGGATAGGCCCGGGGGTGCAGGTCGCACGCGAGCCGCACGAGCTCACGGACCTTCACGTCCTCCATCAGGCCGCCGCTCTGGAGCATCGCGCCGACCTTGCCCCGCGCGATGGCCTGCCGCGGGGTGGTGCCGAAGACCTCGACGCGCCCCGCGTCGGGGTCACGCAGGCCCAGCAGGAGGTCGAGCGTGGAGGACTTGCCCGCGCCGTTCGGACCGAGGAGGGCGACGGTCTCGCCGGGGTGGAGCCGGAGGTCCAGCTCCGAGACGGCCCGCACCTGGCCGAAGCTCTTGCTGACGTTCGAGAAGCTGACCACGGGTGGTGCGGTGCGGTGCCGGTCCCCCGTGAGCGTACGTGCTGTGGTGGTCATGTACTCCATGATCCGGGCCCTGGGCGCGCGGGGGCAGTGTCGGGCGTCGTGTGCTGACGATGACAGATGTCATGACTCCCTTGACCCCTGTGACATGCGAAAACCCCCGTGCCGGGTGAGGCACGGGGGCTCGTCGCGGGCCGGGCGGGGCCGGTCAGCTGCCGTTGACCGGGATCACCCCGACGCGCTCGGCGGGCGTCTTGCCGAGCAGCGCCTTGCGGAGGGCGACGACGACGTCCTGCGGCTGGACGGACGTCTTGCTGCCGTTACCGCGCTGGATGGTGACGCCGTTGAACTTGGTGCCGTAGAGCTCCTTGAGCGCTTCGAGGTTGTAGTGCTCTTCGAGCTTTCCGTTGACTTCCTTGACCGCCAGGATCTTCGGCAGCGAGCGGTCCGGACCGAACTGGATGCTGTGGGCCGGGTCGGTCTGGATGGTGACGAGGCCCGACATCGCGGGCTTCGCGAAGGCGTTCATCACCCGGTCGACCTCGGCCTTGTCGACCTTCGGCTGCTGCTGGGCGCTGGGCAGCTCGACGGTCTTGTTCTCACCCGTGGCGGCGCGGTCGCGGTACGCCTGGGCGACGGCGGCCACGGCCTTGTCGGTGTCCAGGCCGACGTACGGCTTGCCGTAGACGGGCACGGCCTTGCCGGGCTCGAAGACGATCGTGCCGTCCTTGGCGCCACCGGACTCGCCGGCCAGGGTCTTCAGCGCCGCCGCGATCTTCTCCTCGTCGGCGCCGATGGTCGCCTCGGCCTTGCGGGTGCCGCCGATGAGCGAGGGGATGACCGTCAGCGGGTTGTAGTCCCGGCCGGCCGCCGCGCGGACGGTGGCCTGGGTGTCGATCGACAGACCGGCCACCGACGGCTTGAGCTCCGCCTCCTTGCCCCCGATGGAGACCTTCAGCGGGTCCGTGGCGCGGCCGCCGAGCGCGGAGTCGAGCTTCTGCACGGCCTGCTCCTTGGAGCTGCCGCCGATGCCGACGCCGAGCACGGTGGTGCCGTTGGGCACGTCCGCGTGGTCGAGGAGCAGACCCGCGCCGTAGGCCACGCCGGCCAGCGCCACGACGGCGCCGCCCAGCAGGACGACCTTGGAGCGGCCCTTCTTCTTCGCGGCCTTCTTGGGCGCGCTCTTGGGCGCGCTCGCGGCCGGGGCCGGGGCGCCACCGGGGGCGGGCACCTTGGGCTTGGGCACGGCCACGCGGGGCGCGCCGCTGTCGACCGGGCCGGCCTTCTTGCCAGGGCCCGGCGGCGGGACGACGGGCACACCACTGACGAGCGTCTCGGACGTCCCGCCGGGCGCGGCGGGCGCCTTCTGGCCGCCCTTCTTGCCACCCTTGCCGCCGTTCTTGGGCGCCTTGGGTGCCTTCGTCTGCTGCTGGCCGTTCCCGGGCGCCTGGGTGCCCTGCGGGCCCTTGGGGCCGCGCGGGGCGGACTGGGCACCGGTGGACGGCGCGGGGACGCGCGGGACGCCCTCGCGCGGAGTGTCCGTACGCCCGGGGGCGAAGGCGGCGCCGCCGGGGAACGCGTTCCCCTGGCCCGCGGTGGGCGCGGGGAACTGCTGCGTGCTGTCCGGGGCGCCGGTCCACGGCGCGGCGCCGGCCGAGGCGCCGGGGCCCGGCGGCGGCACGGCGGGCGTGGCCTGCGGGGTGCCCGCGACGACGGGATTGGTGCCCGTGGCCATGGGGTCGCCGGCCCACGGGGCGGGCGTGGTGCCCGTCGTGGACGCGTCGGCGGGGCCGCCCGGCCACGGCGTCGTGCCGGTGGTCCCGGAAACGGAGGCACCGCCCGGCCAGTCGTCGGTCTGCGCACCCCGGGCGCCGCGCGCCGTGGAGGTGTCGGCCTGCCAGGGGGTGGTGCCGGTGGTGCCCGAGGCGGAGCCACCGGGCCAGTCGTCGACCGGCTTCGGGGCACCCTGGGCGTCCGAGGGCATGCCGGAGGGCGCGCCCTGCCACGGCGTCGCCCCCGTCGTCGAGCCCGAGGGGCCCGAAGCGGCCGGGGAACCGGAGGGGCCGACCGGCCAGTCGTCCACCGGGGCGGCCGGGGCCGCGGCGGCGCCGTCGGCGGGCCACGGCGTCGCGGCCGTCGTCGAGGAACCGCCCGGCCAGTCGTCCACGTGACCGGCGGGGGTCTCCGCCTGCCAGGGAGTGGCGCCGGTGGTCCCTGAGGCGGAGGCGCCGGGCCAGTCGTCGACCGGGCCGGTGGGCCGCTGTTCGCCCGTGCCGGCCACGCCCTCGGCGGGCCACGGCGTCGCGCTCGTCGTCGAGGAGCCGCCCGGCCAGTCGTCGGCCTGCGCGGCGGAGGTGTCCGGCTGCCAGGGGGTGGTGCCGGTGGTGCCCGAGGCGGAGCCACCGGGCCAGTCGTCGACCGGCTTCGGGGCACCCTGGGCGTCCGAGGGCATGCCGGAGGAGGCGCCCTGCCACGACGGCGTCCCCGTGACAGGAGGGGCGGGAGGGGCCGGAGTGGCCTGGGAAGCCGTCGGGCCGACCGGCCAGTCGTCCACCGGGGCGGCCGGGGCCGCGGGCGGCGGGCCCTGCTTCTGACGCTGCGGGAGCGGCGGCACCGAGCCACCGCCGGACGCCTGCGGGCGGCGGCCGGCACCGGCCGGCGGCGTACCCGGGGAGGACTTGCGCGGGGCGAACCAGTCGCTCGTCTTGTCCTTCGACGCCGGCCGCTCCGCCTCCTGGCGCGCCGGGGCCGCGGACGGCTCCGGGCGGCGGGGCAGGGCGGGCTTGCCGTCGGCACTCTGGCGGGCGGCGGGCGCGCCGGAGCCGGGCGCCGGGGTGTTCTTGGCGGCCGCGGGCGGTGCCGGGACGGCGGCGGGGCCCGAGGCGGCGCCCGCCTCGTCGCCGACGGGCGTGCGCATGATGACCGGCGGGATGGGCCGCGAACCCGGGATGTTGATGCGGATCCGCGTCGTCAGCGTGGTCTCGGTCTTCTGCTCTTCCGGCTTCGGCGCCATGGCCTGCTCCTCGCTGACGCCACCGTCGGCGGACGGCTGGCGGCTTCCGTACGGCGGGGTCCCCGAGGGGTACGCGGCGCCACCGCGGCCCTGGGGCCCGGAGGACGAACTGTCAGATTCACGGCTCAAAGCAGGTTCTCCCGGTTAGCTCCGCCGCCCGTCATGACCTCGTTCGGGCGGCTCGGCGGCGCGCACCACCATACTGGGCACCACGGACGCGTACTTGACGGCTGCCGGATCGACCCGGCGGCGAGGCGCACGAGGCGGGTGCGCGCGCCTTTGACCGGTCAGGCGGAAATCGTCACGTCACTTGCCAAGTCGGACTGCGGAGCCGTCCGGTTGCGGCAGTTTCGGGAGCGTGGCGCACATCACAGCCACGGCCATCCCGCCCAGCAGGAAGGCGTACGAGCCCAGTCCGGCGCCGAAGAGGAAGTCGCCCTCCGGCCGGCTGTCGGTCAGCAGCAGCACCGCGACGAGCCAGCCGGCGCCGGGCGCCGCCCCGCCGAGCCGGGTGCCGGACGCGACGAGCCCGCCGTAGCAGAGGCCCGCGAGGGCGAGCAGGGCGAGCGTCAACCCGCCGGGGAACCAGCCCGCTTGCACCAGGCCGCCCGCGACCCCCACCAGCGCGCCGAGGACGGCGAGGACGGCGTAGAGGGCGATGCGCCCGGCACTCAGGGGTGCCGCCATGCCGGTCACACGCCCACCCCGGCGAACAGGTCGTCCTCGCGGGGCGCGGCGGCGCGGCCGCGGACGAGCTTGTAGTACTCGTCCGGGAAGAGGGGCTGGCCCAGGTCGTTGGAGAGCGCGAAGAACGGCCCGTCGACGGCGACCTGGGTGGCGTGGGCGCGCATCGCGGCGGCCTTCGCGCCGACGTACGCGGCGCCGGCGACGACCGCCGTCACCTCCTCGTCGGGGACGACCCCGGGGACGTCGGAGGCGGACGCGATGCCGGGGAAGGGGTCACCCTCGCCGCGCTCGCGCAGCTGTGCGAAGCCCGCCTCCACGACGGAGAGCGGCACGCAGTTCCAGTAGACCTTGGCGATCTCGTGCGGTTCGCCCAGGTCGCGCCGGAAGGCGGACTCGCCCGCCAGGTCGGCCGCGCGCATCGCGACGCGATGCGCCTGGATGTGGTCGGGGTGGCCGTAGCCGCCCTCGGGGTCGTAGGTGACCAGGACCTGCGGCCGGACCTCGCGAATCACCTCTACGAGGGATGCGGCGGCCTCGTCCACGTCCGCCCGCCAGAAGGACCCGGGGCGGTCGTTCTGCGGGGCGCCCGTCATGCCGGAGTCGCGGTAGCGCCCGGCACCGCCGAGGAAGCGGTGGTCGGTGACGCCCAGCTCCCTCATCGCGGCGGCCAGTTCACCGACGCGGTAGGGGCCGAGGGTGTCGTCCCGGTCGGCGGTGAGGTGCGCGAGGCCGGCCGGGATCACCTCGCCCTCTTCACCGAGGGTGCAGGTCACGAGGGTGACGTGGGCCCCTTCGGCGGCGTACTTGGCCATGGTCGCGCCGTTGTTGATCGATTCGTCGTCCGGGTGCGCGTGCACCAGGAGCAGCCGGCGGCCTGGCAGGGCGGAGCGGTCGGTCATGGGGACAGCCTACGAGCACACCGGGCGGTGCGGGGAGCCACCGGGCGCCGCCCCGCACGGACCGGCCGGAGGACCCCGCCGGGGCCCTCCGCCGGACCGTCAGAACTTGATGTTGCTGATCATCCCGGTCACGCTCGACGTGAGACTGTGCAGCGTCGGGGCGATCGACGAACTCGCCAGATAGAACCCCAGCAGCACACAGACCGCGGCGTGGCCCGCCTTCAGTCCGGACTTCCGGACCAGCAGGAAGACGATGATCGCCAGCAGCACCACCGCCGAAATCGAGAGTGCCACAGCGGTTCACCTCCAGGAACGCGCGGTCGGACGGACGACGAACGAGCGGCACACGGATGCCGCTCGGGGCTTATCACCTATGCGTCAGTGATCATAACTTTCCGGTGCCCGGACATCACTCGGTGCACAGGAGCAAATCCGGGGCGCACGGCGACTTCTCGCCGCCCCGCAATAGGCTCCACGCATGACCGGACAGCTCTCGTTTCCTCGGCAGCAAGCCCGTACACAACGTTTTTCCCTCGGCGCGCCGCGCGCGTTCACGGTGTCGCCGGACGGCGCGCGTGTCGCGTTCCTGCGCTCCCGCTCCGGCACCGACCGGGCGGGGGTGCTGTGGGTGCTCGACCTCGACGACGGACGGGAGCGTGTGGCGGCCGATCCCGCCCTGCTGCTGGGCGGCGCCGACGAGGAGCTCTCCGCGGAGGAGCGGGCGCGCCGCGAGCGCAGCCGCGAAGGCTCGGCCGGCGTCGTCGGGTACGCGGTGGACAGCGCCGTGGAGTGGGCGGCGTTCGCCCTGTCGGGGCGCCTGTTCGTGGCCGAACTGCGCGGCGGCACCGCCCGTGAACTGGTCGTCCCCGGCCCGGTGGTCGACCCGCGGCCCTCGCCCGACGGCCGCCGGGTGGCCTATGTGACGCGCGGCGCGCTGCGCGTGGTCGAGGCGGACGGCGGCGGCGACCGCGCCCTGGCCGAGCCCGGGGCGGAGACCGTGACCTGGGGGCTGGCGGAGTTCGCCGCCGCCGAGGAGATGGACCGCTCGCGGGGCTTCTGGTGGGCTCCGGACGGGACGTCGCTGCTGGTGGCACGGGTGGACGAGGCGCCGGTGAGCAGCTGGTGGATCGCCGATCCCGCCCATCCGGACCGGGTGCCCGCGCAGATCCGCTACCCGGTGGCCGGCACCGCCAACGCGGAGGTGTCGCTGGCCCTGGTGGGTCTGGACGGCAGCCGTAAGGACGTCGAGTGGGACCGCGAGCGCTATCCCTACCTGGCGCGTGTGCACTGGTCGGCGGCCGGTCCCCCGCTGCTGCTGGTGCAGGCGCGCGACCAGCGCAGCCAGGTGTACCTCACCGTGGACACCGCGACGGGCGGCACGCGCGTGCTGCGCGTGGAGGAGGACGCAAACTGGCTGGATCTTTTCCCCGGGGTGCCCGTGTGGAACCCGGACGGGCGACTCGTACGCATCGCCGACGAGGGTGACGCGCGGGTCCTGGCGGTGGACGACCGGGTGCTGACCGGGCCGCGGTTGCACGTGCGGGCCGTGCTGGACGCCGGGGCGGAGGACGTGCTGGTCTCGGCGTCGGCCGGTCCGGAGGCGGCGGATCCGGAGACCGGCGAGACCCACGTCTACCGCGTCGGCGAGCGCGGGGTGGAGCGTCTCTCCGAGGGCCCGGGGTGGCACTCGGCGGTGCGCTGCGGGGCGGTGACGGTCCTGGTCTCCACGTCACCGGAGCGCAGCGGTGCCCTCGTTCGGGTCCTGCGCGACGGCGTGCGGGCGGCCACGATTCCCTCGTACGCGCAGACGCCCGTGCTGACCGCCCGCGCGCGCCTGACGGAGGCGGGCGCACGCCGTATCCCGTGCGCCGTGCTGCTGCCGACGGGTTACGCGGAGGGCGACGGGCCGCTGCCGGTGCTGATGGACCCCTACGGCGGGCCGCACGGGCCGCGGGTGGTCGCCGCGCAGAACGCCCACCTGACCTCCCAGTGGTTCGCCGACCAGGGCTTCGCGGTGGTCGTGGCCGACGGGCGCGGCACGCCGCACCGCTCACCCGGCTGGGAGAAGGCCGTCCGGGACGACTTCGCGGGCGTCACCCTGGACGACCAGGTCGAGGCGGTACAGGCGCTGGCCGGGCGCTTCCCGCTGGACCTCGGCCGGGTGGCGATCCGCGGCTGGTCGTACGGCGGCTACCTCGCGGCGCTGGCGGTGCTGCGCCGCCCGGACGTCTTCCACGCGGGGATCGCGGGCGCGCCGGTCACGGACTGGCGGCTGTACGACACGCACTACACGGAGCGCTATCTGGGTGACCCGGAGCGGCAGCCGGCGGTGTACGCGCGCAATTCGCTGGTCACCGACGAGGGGCTGTCGGGGGCCGCGGCGGAGAACCGGCCGCTGATGGTGATCCACGGGCTCGCGGACGACAACGTGGTCGCGGCGCACACGCTGCGGCTGTCCTCGGCGCTGCTCGCGGCGGGCCGTCCGCACGAGGTGCTGCCGCTGTCGGGGGTGACGCACATGACCCCGCAGGAGCAGGTCGCGGAGAATCTGCTGCTGCTCCAAGTCGATTTCCTCAAGCGGTCGCTGGGGATCTCCTGACCGCCCCGGAGTGACGCGCGCGCGGCGTGCCCGGCAGACCTGTCAAGCACGCCGCGTCGTCGATCCGCTCAACCTTCGCTCAAGATGGCGGGCGGTGCCGCCTCTTCCGCGCAGCCCTCTTGACTGGGCCGTGAATCCATTGCGAAAGTCCGCTCAACCCATCGCGCGACCGGCGTCCGCGAGAGGCCGCGAAGACGACAGTGCGGGGGATTTACGCGATGACGAGTCCTTCCCAGTTACCGGTGGCGCAAACAGAGTTGGCGGGCCGTTCACCCGGACAGCTGATGTGGCGCCGCTTCAAGCGTGACCGTTCCGGGGTAGTTTCCGCGTACATCGTGGCGTTCTTCTTTCTCGTCGCCGTGACGGCTCCGCTCCTCTCGAAGGTCTACGGGAAGAATCCGACGGAGACCTACGGGCTGGACGAGCCGGGTCTGCTCAATGAGTTCGGTTACCCGGTGGCGCCGAACG from Streptomyces albireticuli carries:
- the mshB gene encoding N-acetyl-1-D-myo-inositol-2-amino-2-deoxy-alpha-D-glucopyranoside deacetylase, which translates into the protein MTDRSALPGRRLLLVHAHPDDESINNGATMAKYAAEGAHVTLVTCTLGEEGEVIPAGLAHLTADRDDTLGPYRVGELAAAMRELGVTDHRFLGGAGRYRDSGMTGAPQNDRPGSFWRADVDEAAASLVEVIREVRPQVLVTYDPEGGYGHPDHIQAHRVAMRAADLAGESAFRRDLGEPHEIAKVYWNCVPLSVVEAGFAQLRERGEGDPFPGIASASDVPGVVPDEEVTAVVAGAAYVGAKAAAMRAHATQVAVDGPFFALSNDLGQPLFPDEYYKLVRGRAAAPREDDLFAGVGV
- a CDS encoding S9 family peptidase is translated as MTGQLSFPRQQARTQRFSLGAPRAFTVSPDGARVAFLRSRSGTDRAGVLWVLDLDDGRERVAADPALLLGGADEELSAEERARRERSREGSAGVVGYAVDSAVEWAAFALSGRLFVAELRGGTARELVVPGPVVDPRPSPDGRRVAYVTRGALRVVEADGGGDRALAEPGAETVTWGLAEFAAAEEMDRSRGFWWAPDGTSLLVARVDEAPVSSWWIADPAHPDRVPAQIRYPVAGTANAEVSLALVGLDGSRKDVEWDRERYPYLARVHWSAAGPPLLLVQARDQRSQVYLTVDTATGGTRVLRVEEDANWLDLFPGVPVWNPDGRLVRIADEGDARVLAVDDRVLTGPRLHVRAVLDAGAEDVLVSASAGPEAADPETGETHVYRVGERGVERLSEGPGWHSAVRCGAVTVLVSTSPERSGALVRVLRDGVRAATIPSYAQTPVLTARARLTEAGARRIPCAVLLPTGYAEGDGPLPVLMDPYGGPHGPRVVAAQNAHLTSQWFADQGFAVVVADGRGTPHRSPGWEKAVRDDFAGVTLDDQVEAVQALAGRFPLDLGRVAIRGWSYGGYLAALAVLRRPDVFHAGIAGAPVTDWRLYDTHYTERYLGDPERQPAVYARNSLVTDEGLSGAAAENRPLMVIHGLADDNVVAAHTLRLSSALLAAGRPHEVLPLSGVTHMTPQEQVAENLLLLQVDFLKRSLGIS
- a CDS encoding DUF6113 family protein, which produces MAAPLSAGRIALYAVLAVLGALVGVAGGLVQAGWFPGGLTLALLALAGLCYGGLVASGTRLGGAAPGAGWLVAVLLLTDSRPEGDFLFGAGLGSYAFLLGGMAVAVMCATLPKLPQPDGSAVRLGK
- a CDS encoding ABC transporter permease, with the translated sequence MNTLIKLEIQRTLRNKKFMFFSVLYPAGLYLLIAGGASSTEVVEGTGLTVPLLMMVSMASFGALTAVLVGNSERIAKEREKGWVRQLRLTALPGRGYVTAKVASAAVVSLPSILVVFGVAALVKDVRFDAAWQWFALTGAIWAGSIVFAALGVAVGYLATGDAVRPITFIIYFGLSILGGLWMPVNTFPAWLQDIAEWVPTHAYAALGRSIELGDAPDVKDVAVLVAYLVIFGGAAAWLYRKDTRKA
- a CDS encoding sensor histidine kinase, coding for MSVGDRIRGVWHAALVADDDLDTDSVRIGEPPETRRHKLIKLMWIGIWFAYLAAPVEDVLGDHHTAGVDVFGGFGLVAFVGVYLALVFRHTSRPLERRRVFAVLGTLLTTATVLSLALGSAWLVLLVYVCVAIGAVLPMRLARILILVVTGILVLIGVNVGAGSFLWALMLPSLLGGFAMVGVRQMARTTRALREARATVAHLAANEERLRLARDLHDLLGHSLSLITLKSELAGRMLPGSPEAAARQIADIEQVSRQALVDVREAVSGFRRPTLDAEIAGARTALAAAGVTADLDRVAVGAPGEDDGGDSPLAGLTPDAEGALAWALREAVTNVVRHSGARRCEVSLSEAGDELCLTVTDDGHGPARPHGNGLTGLAERLALADGRLETGPGPRGGFRLRAYVPLVRRRVPEDGPAAPLGAP
- a CDS encoding ABC transporter ATP-binding protein; its protein translation is MTTTARTLTGDRHRTAPPVVSFSNVSKSFGQVRAVSELDLRLHPGETVALLGPNGAGKSSTLDLLLGLRDPDAGRVEVFGTTPRQAIARGKVGAMLQSGGLMEDVKVRELVRLACDLHPRAYPVEQVLEHADLRDIADRMVNKLSGGQEQRVRFALATAGANELVVLDEPTTGMDVSARQAFWGVMRAQARAGRTILFATHYLEEADAIADRVIVLHRGRVIADGSAAEIKAKAGARRIVFDLDGHIGEGALRELPFLSSLEISGRTVRIQSHDADATVHALYGLGLYPRNLEVAGLGLEQAFIALTDAATAEEAAQ